In Halomarina salina, the genomic window GGTGGCGATGGCGAAGCTGTTCACCGCGAACGTCACGAACGACATCATGGACCTGGCCGTGCAGTGTCTCGGCGGGAACGGCATCGGGAAGGACCTCCCCGTCGCGTACTTCTACGAGTCCGTCCGACCCTTCCGCATCGTCGACGGGGCCGACGAAGTCCACCGGCGCAGCATCGCCCGGCACGCCTTCGACGACGTCTACGACGAGGACATGGAGAACGTGCTCACGTTCGACTCGGACCTCGACATGACCTGACGACCGGGCACGGACCGGGGTCAGGGGAGTCCACCCCTCGCCCGTCGTGTCCGACGAACGTTTTTATTCCGGGAGCGCCAAGCCGTGTCTTATGATATCGAATGGCACGAACCTCGTCGCGGTAGCGAGGGTGTGAGGCGGTGGCGATCGACCCCATCGAACCGAGCGACGCCCGACCGAGCGAACTCGTCGGCTCGGCCATCCAGCGCCGCGAGGACCCGCATCTCCTCACGGGCGACGCGGAGTACACCGACGACATCGCGTACGAGGGGGAACTCCACCTGGCGTTGCTCGGCAGTCGGTACGGCCACGCGACGATCCAGTCGGTCGACGCCAGCGAGGCGCTGGCCGACGACCGCGTGGTGGCGGTCTACACCCAGGACGACGTCACGGCGTCCGGCATCGACGGGGTCCTGCGCGTCGGAGCTCCGGAGGACGGGACGGCCCCGGACAACCCCCTGCTGGCAGGCGACCGAGCGCGGTACAGGGGACAGCCCGTCGCCGCCGTCGTCGCCACCGAGCGCTACGCCGCCCGAGACGCCATCGGCGCTATCGACGTCGACTACGAACGGAAAGACGCGGTCGTAGACCCGGTCGCGGCCGTCGGCGAAGACGGTCCGACGGTCCACGAGTCCGCGCCGGACAACGTCGCGTTCGACTGGGAGGTCGGGGACGAGTCCGCCGTCGAGAGCGCGTTCGCCGAGGCGGATACGGTCGTCTCGACGGACATCGAGATAAACCGGGTCCTCCCGACGGCGATGGAACCGCGGGCCGCCACCGCGCGCTACGACCCGTCGAGCGACGAACTCTCACTGGAGCTCTCGACGCAGAACCCCCACACGATCAGGGACGACGTCGCTCACACGCTCGACCACCCGGCTGAGAAGGTCCGCGTCCGACCGCCGGACGTCGGAGGCGGGTTCGGCGGGAAGCTCCAGCCCTACGCGGGCCAGCTGCTCGCGGCCTGGGCGGCGAAACGCCAGGAGCGCCCGGTGAAGTGGGTGGCGACCAGAACCGAGGACTCCCTGTCGATGGTCCACTCGCGCCAGCAGTCGATCACGGCGGAGGCCGCGGTCGACGACGACGGCACCGTCCGCGGCGTCCGGGCGGAGTCGGTGGCACCGGTCGGGGGCTACCTCGTCCCCGGCGGGAAGATCGTCCCGACGAACCTCGGGCTGATGGCGAGCGGCCAGTACGACATCCCGGCCGTCCACGTCCGCGTCACCGGCGCGTTCACGCACACGGCCCCGATGGCGGCGTACCGAGGGGCGGGTCGTCCGGAGGCGACGTACTTCATCGAGCGGCTGCTGCGTACCGTCGCGGACGAACTCGACATCGACCCGGTCGAACTTCGGCGACGGAACTTCGTGCCCGCAGACGCGTTCCCGTACGAGACGGGGCTGGGCCACACCTACGACAGCGGCGACTACGAGAAGACGCTCGACCGCGCGCTCGAGATGGTCGACTACGACGAGTTCCGCGAGCGACAGCGACGTGCCCGTGACGACGGGCGATACCTCGGCGTGGGCGTCTCCTGCTACGTCGAGGCGTGTGGCGCGGCCCCCGGCTGGCAGGAGAGCGGCGTCGTCGAAGTCCGCCCCTCGGGCACCGTCGTGGTGAAGTCGGGGACCGCCGAGATCGGGACCGGCCACCGGACGGCGTACACCCAGATCGCGGCCGCGGAACTCGGGGTCGACTTCGAGGACGTAACCGTCGTCGAGGGCGACACCGGAGAGGTGGAGGTCGGTGGCGGTACCGCCGGAAGTCGGTCGATGCCGCTCGGCGGCAGTGCCGTACAGCAGAGCGCCGTCGCGGTCCGCGAGCAGGCGGTCGACGTCGCGAGCGACCTGCTCGAGGCCTCACCCGACGACCTCGTCGTGGAGGGTGGCGACGTCCACCTCGTCGGGGTCCCCGACCGGTCGGTGAGCCTCGCCGAGATCGCCAGCGTCGTCGCGGAGGATAGTAGCCCGGACGACGAACGGGGACTGGACGCAACGACCGCCTACGACCCGCCCAACTACACGTTCCCCTTCGGAACGCACGTCGTGGTGGTCGAGGTCGACCCCGAGGTCGGTGCTATCGACCTCCTTCGGTACTGCGCCGTCGACGACGTCGGAAACCAGATCAACCCGAAGATCGTCGAGGGACAGATACACGGTGGGGTCGTCCAGGGCATCGGGCAGGCCATCTACGAGGACGTCGAGTACGACGAGAACGGACAGCTCCTCACCGAATCGCTCCAGGACTACGCCGTCCCGAAGTCCGTCGATGTCCCGGAGATAGAGACCGAGTCGACGGTCACCCCGTGCCCGCACAACCCACTGGGCGTCAAGGGGGTCGGCGAGGCCGGAGCCATCGCCGCGCCGCCTGCCGTCGTGAACGCGGTGGCCGACGCCCTCGCACCGCTGGACCCCGACGGTCTCGACATGCCCCTGACGGCGCAGCGCGTCTGGGCGGCAGTGAACGGCCCCTGAGTCGGTCGGGGGCGACCACGCTCCCCGACCCGGCCGGAGTCGCTGCCGACCGGCCGATTCTCCGCGTGTCGACCGTGTCCTCGGTCTCGTTCGAGACGTGCTCGCGCTCTCGTTCGTGGCCTCGTGATGAGAACCGTACTGAAGTTATTTACCGGTCCTCCCCGAGAGAACGAGTACCATGCGAGAGATCGGCGACGGAAACGTCCTGCTCGACGTCGAGGGCCACCGGGCGGACGTCGTACTCAATCGACCGGAGAAGCGAAACGCGATGAACCAGGCGTTGCTCCGCGACCTCAGGCAGGCCCTCGAGGAGGTGGACGCGACCGACGGAGTCCGCGTGATGACGCTCTCCGGGAAGGGGTCGGTGTTCTGTGCCGGGATGGACCTGGAGATGATGCGAGAACGTGGCGAGGAGGACGCCGAGGGCCTCGACGTCGGCCTGAACGACGTCACGCACTACATCGAGGACATGGACGTCGTGTCGGTCGCCAGCATCAAGCGAGGGGCGATCGCGGGCGCGTTCGAACTCGTCCTCCCCGTCGACTTCCGACTCATCAGTCGTGACGCGAAGTACGGGGTCATCGAGGTGACACTCGGGATATTCCCCTCCGGAGGTGCGACGCAGCGGCTGCCCCGACTCGTCGGGCTCTCGAAGGCCAAGGAGATCGTCCTCTCGGGGGAGTTCGTCGACCCGGAGGAGGCGAGGGAGATCGGCCTCGTCCACGAGGTGGTCGACGACCCCGAGGCGATCGACGAGCGAGCGAGGGAGTACGCGGACGACCTCGCGGAGAACGCCCCCCTCGGGATGGCGGCCGCCCGCGGACTCCTCAACTCTGCGCTCGACGTGCCGCTCGACGAGGGCCTCGCTCACGAGTCGGCGATGGGCGAGCGATTGACCGAGACCGACGACTACACAGAGGGGTTCACCGCAAGAATCGAGGGTCGGGAACCGGAGTTCGAAGGCCGGTAGTCGGCCACTCGGTATCTGCGGCCCGCTCAGGCGTAGTCCCGGTCGTACTCGGGGTCGCGACGCTCCGAGAACGCGTCGACCGCTTCGTGGTGCTCCGGGTCGTTGACGCAGTCCCACTGGTACTCCATCGCTCGCTCACAGTACTCCTCGAACGAGCGCTGCGGGTCGACGAGGCGCTTGGTGTGCTGGACGGCCAGCGCCGGGAGGTCGCGCATCTCCTCGGCGAACGCCGTCGCACTCGCCAGCGGGTCGTCGGCCTCCTCGACGGCGAGGCCCAGGTCCACTGCATCCTCGGGCGTGATGTCCCGGCCCGTCAGGAGGTACTCCTTGGCCTTCGACTCGCCGACGAGTCTGGGGAGCAGCCATCCCCCACCGTCACCGGGGACGAGCCCGACGTGGACGAACCCCTCCCGGAGCACCGCTTCGGGGCCGACGACCCGTGCGTCGCAGGCGAGCGCGAAGTCGCAGCCCGCGCCGATGGCCGGCCCACCGACGGCGGCGACGCTCGGCGTCGCCATACCGCGGAGCTGTCGGACGACGTTCTGGACGCCCCAGAGGTAGCCGGCGTACTCCTCCTTGGTCATCGTCTCGTGCCAGTCGGGCATGTCGTTCACGTCGGCCCCGGCGCAGAACGCGTCACCGGCCCCGGTCAGCACGAGCGCGTAGACGCCGTCGTCCTCCGCGGCGTCGCGCAGTGCGGCGTTGAGTTCCAGGATGGTCTGTCGACGGAACGCGTCGTACACCTCCGGTCGGTCGATCGTTATCGTGGCGATACCACGGGTCGTCTCGTAGCGGACATCTTCGTACATAGGGAACCACCGCCGGCGTCGAGCGCCGGTCAGGCGATACCTCACCCGTCCGGGCGCGTCGTCATCAGTGTACCTGTGGTCGGCGAGGAGGAGAGACCGGTCGACCCGTCACGGCCGCTCGAACACGTTGACGCAACTGACCGCGCCCGTCGCGTTCCGGCCGATGCCGATGTTGTGCTGGAGACCGACCTGCGGGTCGTCGACCTGGACCGCACCGGCCTCGTCGCGCAACTGTTCGTACACCTCCGCGACCTGTGCGACGCCCGTCGCGCCGATAGGATGGCCCTTCGACAGCAGACCGCCCGACGGGTTGACGGGCGTGTCGCCGTCGAGGCGGGTGTGGCCCTCCTCGACGAAGCGGCCGCCCTCGCCCTCGCCGCAGAACCCGAGGTCCTCGTAGGTGACGAGTTCCGTGATGGAGAAGCAGTCGTGGACCTCCGCGACGTCGACGTCGTCCGGCGCGATACCGGCGCGTTCGTACGCCTGCGACGAGGCGTGACGAGACGCCGGGAAGTTCGTCAGCGCGGCGTCCGCGCCACGCTGGAACGTGTCCGTCGACAGGCCCCACCCGGCGTGGCGGACCGGTCGGTCGGTGAACTCCTCGGCCCGGTCCTCGCTGGCGAGCAACACCGCACAGGCGCCGTCGGTGACCGGACAGCAGTCGTAGAGGTTCAGCGGGTAGCTCACCGTCGGCGACTCTGCGACGTCCTCGACGGAGCACTCGAACTGCTGGTGGGCGTGGGGGTACTTCGTCCCGTTCGCGTGGTTCTTGACGCTCACCTCCGCGATCTGCTCGCGGGTCGTGCCGTACTCCTCCATGTGGCGGGTCGCACGCATCCCGAAGAACGCGGGCATCGTCACGCCGCGACCGCGCCAGAGCCGTTCGAGCGCCGCGCTCTGGATGAGGCCGGCGGTGTCGTCAAGCATCTTCTCCGCGCCGATGACGAGCGCGACGTCCGCCGTGCCCGCCCGGATGGCTATCGACGCGTTCCGGAACGCGTCGCTCCCCGTCGCACAGGCGTTCTCGACGCGCGTGATGGGCTTCTCGAATAGCCCTGTCGCGTGTGCGACCGCGGCTCCGGACGAGCCCTCGCCGGCCATGTCGATGGTGCCGTACCAGGCGGCGTCGATGTCTGCCGTCGGGTCGACGCCGTGGTCGACGTCGTCGAGCAGTTCGAGGTACGCCGACTCCAGCAGGTCGTCGAACGACTGGTCGTACAGTTCGCCGAAGTCGATCATCCCGGCGCCGACGACGTGGACGTCGCGCGTCATCGCGCACCTCCGGTCTCTCCCTTGTTCGAACGCGGGACGCTGAACTTGAACGAGTTGACCGGCCGACGGCCGTCGCTGAACAGTTCGCGGAACCGGGCGACGACCTCGGTGCCGACCTCGATTTCCTCCAGGTCGGTCTCGGTGAGCAGACCGTAGACGCGCGCGGCCTCCCCCTCACCGTCCGCCTGGGGCAGGTCCACGACTGCGACCGGCTGGGGCGTCTCGATGTCGTCGGGGAGATACTGCTGGACGACGAACGTCTCGACGGTCCCGCGTTCCGCCAGGACGACTTCCTCGAAGGTGGCGGGCGCGTCTCCACACCGCTTGCAGACGCGTTTCTCCTCTGGGTACGACACCCACCCGCAGTCCTGGCACTCGAAGCCGACGAGGCGCTGGTCCTGCCGACGGGTTCGGTGATAGCGCGGGCCGCTCATGCGCCGCTCACCCCCTCGTACTCGACGGGTTCGCGGTACTCGAGGTGCCGGGCGTACGAGACGTACTCCTTCGCGTCGAGCAGTTCGGCGACGGACAGGCCGTCGGTACGGTCCGCGCCCGGACCGGTCTCGAACAGCAGCGCGTCGGCCCCGCCGCCCCCGTAGTTGACCCCCAGGACGGACGTTCCGGGGTCGCTCGTCTCGAACGCTGCGACGAGGTCGAGCGCGAACGACGCCGTCCCGGCGTCCCCCACGGCCTCCCGATGTGACACGTGGTCGGCGTCCACCTCGCCGACC contains:
- a CDS encoding xanthine dehydrogenase family protein molybdopterin-binding subunit; amino-acid sequence: MAIDPIEPSDARPSELVGSAIQRREDPHLLTGDAEYTDDIAYEGELHLALLGSRYGHATIQSVDASEALADDRVVAVYTQDDVTASGIDGVLRVGAPEDGTAPDNPLLAGDRARYRGQPVAAVVATERYAARDAIGAIDVDYERKDAVVDPVAAVGEDGPTVHESAPDNVAFDWEVGDESAVESAFAEADTVVSTDIEINRVLPTAMEPRAATARYDPSSDELSLELSTQNPHTIRDDVAHTLDHPAEKVRVRPPDVGGGFGGKLQPYAGQLLAAWAAKRQERPVKWVATRTEDSLSMVHSRQQSITAEAAVDDDGTVRGVRAESVAPVGGYLVPGGKIVPTNLGLMASGQYDIPAVHVRVTGAFTHTAPMAAYRGAGRPEATYFIERLLRTVADELDIDPVELRRRNFVPADAFPYETGLGHTYDSGDYEKTLDRALEMVDYDEFRERQRRARDDGRYLGVGVSCYVEACGAAPGWQESGVVEVRPSGTVVVKSGTAEIGTGHRTAYTQIAAAELGVDFEDVTVVEGDTGEVEVGGGTAGSRSMPLGGSAVQQSAVAVREQAVDVASDLLEASPDDLVVEGGDVHLVGVPDRSVSLAEIASVVAEDSSPDDERGLDATTAYDPPNYTFPFGTHVVVVEVDPEVGAIDLLRYCAVDDVGNQINPKIVEGQIHGGVVQGIGQAIYEDVEYDENGQLLTESLQDYAVPKSVDVPEIETESTVTPCPHNPLGVKGVGEAGAIAAPPAVVNAVADALAPLDPDGLDMPLTAQRVWAAVNGP
- a CDS encoding enoyl-CoA hydratase/isomerase family protein, with the translated sequence MREIGDGNVLLDVEGHRADVVLNRPEKRNAMNQALLRDLRQALEEVDATDGVRVMTLSGKGSVFCAGMDLEMMRERGEEDAEGLDVGLNDVTHYIEDMDVVSVASIKRGAIAGAFELVLPVDFRLISRDAKYGVIEVTLGIFPSGGATQRLPRLVGLSKAKEIVLSGEFVDPEEAREIGLVHEVVDDPEAIDERAREYADDLAENAPLGMAAARGLLNSALDVPLDEGLAHESAMGERLTETDDYTEGFTARIEGREPEFEGR
- a CDS encoding enoyl-CoA hydratase/isomerase family protein, with translation MYEDVRYETTRGIATITIDRPEVYDAFRRQTILELNAALRDAAEDDGVYALVLTGAGDAFCAGADVNDMPDWHETMTKEEYAGYLWGVQNVVRQLRGMATPSVAAVGGPAIGAGCDFALACDARVVGPEAVLREGFVHVGLVPGDGGGWLLPRLVGESKAKEYLLTGRDITPEDAVDLGLAVEEADDPLASATAFAEEMRDLPALAVQHTKRLVDPQRSFEEYCERAMEYQWDCVNDPEHHEAVDAFSERRDPEYDRDYA
- a CDS encoding thiolase family protein codes for the protein MTRDVHVVGAGMIDFGELYDQSFDDLLESAYLELLDDVDHGVDPTADIDAAWYGTIDMAGEGSSGAAVAHATGLFEKPITRVENACATGSDAFRNASIAIRAGTADVALVIGAEKMLDDTAGLIQSAALERLWRGRGVTMPAFFGMRATRHMEEYGTTREQIAEVSVKNHANGTKYPHAHQQFECSVEDVAESPTVSYPLNLYDCCPVTDGACAVLLASEDRAEEFTDRPVRHAGWGLSTDTFQRGADAALTNFPASRHASSQAYERAGIAPDDVDVAEVHDCFSITELVTYEDLGFCGEGEGGRFVEEGHTRLDGDTPVNPSGGLLSKGHPIGATGVAQVAEVYEQLRDEAGAVQVDDPQVGLQHNIGIGRNATGAVSCVNVFERP
- a CDS encoding OB-fold domain-containing protein, whose protein sequence is MSGPRYHRTRRQDQRLVGFECQDCGWVSYPEEKRVCKRCGDAPATFEEVVLAERGTVETFVVQQYLPDDIETPQPVAVVDLPQADGEGEAARVYGLLTETDLEEIEVGTEVVARFRELFSDGRRPVNSFKFSVPRSNKGETGGAR